The Saccharopolyspora gloriosae genome has a segment encoding these proteins:
- a CDS encoding PTS sugar transporter subunit IIA, with amino-acid sequence MVEARPPRPLAVRLGRTAAGCADAIDQCGRLLVELGAVDGPYVAAMHERERSLTTHLGEGVAIPHGTTASRRFVRRTALVVVQFPGGVRWSDGATVRLCVAIAAGSSQPDGSPDPAGAQHLGVLAALAKVLMDPVRARELREAPDEATVDRLLRSAEEDR; translated from the coding sequence GTGGTTGAGGCTCGCCCGCCTCGTCCGCTGGCGGTGCGGCTCGGCCGGACCGCCGCGGGATGCGCCGACGCCATCGACCAGTGCGGCCGGCTGCTCGTCGAGTTGGGTGCGGTCGACGGACCGTACGTCGCGGCGATGCACGAACGGGAACGTTCCCTGACCACGCACCTCGGCGAAGGGGTGGCGATTCCGCACGGCACCACCGCCTCCCGCCGGTTCGTGCGGCGCACCGCGCTGGTCGTGGTGCAGTTCCCCGGCGGTGTGCGCTGGAGCGACGGGGCGACGGTCCGGTTGTGCGTGGCGATCGCGGCGGGCTCGTCGCAGCCCGATGGTTCCCCGGATCCGGCGGGCGCACAGCACCTGGGGGTGCTGGCGGCGCTGGCGAAGGTCCTGATGGATCCGGTGCGGGCGCGCGAACTGCGCGAGGCGCCGGACGAGGCGACGGTCGATCGGCTGTTGCGGTCCGCTGAGGAGGACAGGTGA
- a CDS encoding 1-phosphofructokinase family hexose kinase, which translates to MIVTVTANPSLDRTVQVRELVRGGLNRASSIRVDPGGKGINVARALALHGVDVRAVVAAGGIEGEQLVALLAGIGINVVRVPAVGPVRINMSVVEPDATVTKFNEPGALLEAGDARALSEAVLQGAGGAHRVVIAGSLPPGVDSAYYAELVRAVGSLGVPVVVDTSGPALRKAVQAGPALVKPNLRELEQTVGHPITTIGDVADAADELLDLGAGTVLASLGTDGALLRGHDGDGHAEAPVTAQNTVGAGDALLAGYLSEGCGGLPALVTAVACGAAAASLPGSAMPQPHDLRPDLVRVASQVPWGRRLQRDP; encoded by the coding sequence GTGATCGTCACCGTCACGGCGAACCCCAGCCTGGACCGCACCGTGCAGGTGCGTGAACTCGTCCGCGGCGGCTTGAACCGGGCCTCGTCGATCCGGGTCGACCCCGGGGGCAAAGGCATCAACGTCGCCCGTGCGCTGGCCCTGCACGGTGTCGACGTGCGAGCGGTCGTCGCCGCGGGCGGCATCGAGGGCGAACAACTCGTCGCGCTGCTCGCGGGCATCGGCATCAACGTCGTGCGGGTGCCCGCCGTCGGTCCGGTCCGCATCAACATGAGCGTCGTCGAGCCGGACGCCACCGTCACCAAGTTCAACGAACCCGGCGCGCTGCTCGAGGCCGGTGACGCCCGCGCGTTGTCGGAGGCGGTGCTGCAGGGCGCCGGCGGAGCGCACCGGGTCGTCATCGCGGGCAGCCTGCCGCCCGGAGTGGACAGCGCCTACTACGCCGAGCTGGTCCGCGCGGTCGGCTCGCTCGGGGTGCCGGTGGTCGTCGACACGAGCGGACCCGCGCTGCGCAAGGCGGTGCAGGCCGGTCCGGCTCTGGTGAAGCCCAACCTCCGGGAACTGGAGCAGACCGTAGGTCACCCCATTACAACGATCGGTGACGTCGCGGACGCCGCCGACGAGCTCCTGGACCTCGGGGCGGGAACCGTGCTGGCCAGCCTGGGTACCGACGGAGCCCTGCTACGCGGCCACGACGGCGACGGCCACGCCGAAGCGCCCGTGACGGCGCAGAACACCGTCGGCGCCGGGGACGCTTTACTCGCCGGATATCTTTCCGAAGGCTGCGGAGGTCTGCCCGCGCTGGTCACCGCGGTGGCCTGCGGCGCGGCAGCGGCCTCGCTGCCGGGTAGCGCCATGCCGCAACCGCACGACCTGCGCCCGGACCTGGTGCGCGTCGCGTCCCAGGTGCCCTGGGGCCGGCGGCTGCAACGGGATCCCTGA
- a CDS encoding zinc-dependent dehydrogenase, producing MKVARFYAPGDIRIEQAPEPEAGPGELKLRVRNCSTCGTDLKIMRHGHHHIDPPRVIGHEIAGEVVAVGEGAQGFAPGDRVQVIAAIPCGDCGFCKRGDQTVCPNQRSMGYHYDGGFAEYLIVPEQVLRVDGVNKLPEGLDFADASVAEPLACVLNGQELAGVGPGDVVVIIGSGPIGCLHTRLARARGAAAVYLVELNAERLERAAGLVRPDAVIHAAEHDPVAEVLRLTDGIGADVVITAAASGEAQEQALRMASRRGRISFFGGLPKDSPIIDCDSNAVHYRELMIVGANGSTPEHNRRALRLIASGEVPVHDLITHRLPLEDVLDAIHTVSTGAAIKVTIEQ from the coding sequence GTGAAGGTCGCACGTTTCTACGCCCCCGGTGACATCCGCATCGAACAGGCACCGGAACCGGAGGCCGGTCCGGGTGAGCTGAAGCTGCGGGTGCGCAACTGCTCGACCTGCGGCACCGACCTGAAGATCATGCGCCACGGCCACCACCACATCGATCCGCCGCGCGTCATCGGCCACGAGATCGCCGGGGAGGTGGTCGCCGTCGGCGAGGGCGCTCAGGGCTTCGCGCCGGGTGATCGGGTGCAGGTGATCGCGGCGATCCCGTGCGGCGACTGCGGATTCTGCAAGCGGGGCGATCAGACCGTGTGCCCGAACCAGCGCTCGATGGGCTACCACTACGACGGTGGTTTCGCCGAGTACCTCATCGTCCCGGAGCAGGTGCTGCGCGTGGACGGAGTGAACAAGCTGCCCGAGGGGCTGGACTTCGCCGACGCCTCGGTGGCCGAACCCCTCGCATGCGTCCTCAATGGACAGGAGCTGGCCGGGGTGGGGCCGGGTGACGTGGTGGTGATCATCGGGTCCGGGCCGATCGGCTGCCTGCACACCAGGTTGGCGCGGGCGCGCGGCGCGGCGGCGGTGTACCTCGTGGAGCTCAACGCCGAACGCCTGGAACGCGCCGCCGGGCTGGTGCGCCCGGACGCGGTGATCCATGCCGCCGAACACGACCCGGTGGCCGAGGTGCTGCGCCTGACCGACGGCATCGGTGCGGACGTGGTGATCACCGCGGCCGCCTCGGGCGAGGCTCAGGAACAGGCGCTGCGGATGGCGTCCCGGCGCGGCCGGATCAGTTTTTTCGGCGGTTTACCCAAGGATTCCCCGATCATCGACTGCGATTCCAACGCGGTGCACTACCGTGAGCTCATGATCGTCGGGGCGAACGGCTCCACCCCGGAGCACAACCGGCGAGCGCTGCGGCTGATCGCCTCCGGCGAGGTTCCGGTGCACGACCTCATCACCCACCGGCTGCCGCTGGAGGACGTGCTGGACGCGATCCACACGGTCAGCACCGGCGCGGCGATCAAGGTGACCATCGAGCAGTGA
- a CDS encoding PTS transporter subunit EIIC produces MSGTVTEDSRSKAQAQRARVVVQRFGGQLAGMVMPNIGAFIAWGLISALFIPSGWWPNAQLAQLKEPMITLLLPVLIGYTGGRQVHGQRGAVVGAVATIGIAIGAEIPMFLGAMIVGPLAGWVLRRFDGTVGKRVAPAFKMLVDNFASGIIGGIFAVLGLLAIGPLIESVTVAIGHGVQALLHLHLLPLVAIIVEPAKVLFLNNAVNHGVLGPLGVSEALEHGKAIEFLVEPNPGPGFGVLLAITVFGSSAMRATAPGALVIQFLGGIHEIYFPYVLAAPKLLLATIAGSATGLFVFSVTGAGLVATPSPGSVVALLAVTPKGGYLGVIAGIAASAVVAFLVASVVLKVGRREDGVETGGAVR; encoded by the coding sequence ATGTCAGGGACGGTCACCGAAGATTCGAGATCGAAGGCGCAGGCGCAGCGGGCTCGCGTCGTAGTGCAACGTTTCGGCGGGCAGCTGGCCGGCATGGTCATGCCCAACATCGGCGCGTTCATCGCCTGGGGGCTGATCAGCGCCCTGTTCATCCCGTCCGGCTGGTGGCCGAACGCGCAGCTGGCGCAGCTCAAAGAGCCGATGATCACGCTGCTGCTGCCGGTGCTGATCGGCTACACCGGCGGTCGCCAAGTGCACGGGCAGCGCGGGGCGGTGGTCGGCGCGGTCGCCACGATCGGCATCGCGATCGGCGCCGAGATCCCGATGTTCCTGGGGGCGATGATCGTCGGCCCGCTGGCGGGCTGGGTGCTGCGACGCTTCGACGGCACCGTCGGGAAGCGGGTGGCTCCGGCGTTCAAGATGCTGGTGGACAACTTCGCCTCCGGGATCATCGGCGGGATCTTCGCGGTGCTGGGGCTGCTGGCCATCGGGCCGCTGATCGAGAGCGTCACCGTGGCGATCGGCCACGGCGTGCAGGCCCTGCTGCACCTGCACCTGCTGCCGCTGGTGGCGATCATCGTGGAACCGGCGAAGGTGCTGTTCCTCAACAACGCCGTCAACCACGGGGTGCTCGGCCCGCTGGGCGTGTCGGAGGCGCTGGAGCACGGCAAGGCCATCGAGTTCCTGGTCGAACCGAACCCCGGTCCCGGTTTCGGCGTGCTGCTGGCGATCACCGTGTTCGGGTCGTCCGCGATGCGCGCGACCGCCCCGGGGGCGCTGGTCATCCAGTTCCTCGGCGGTATCCACGAGATCTACTTCCCGTACGTGCTGGCCGCGCCGAAGTTGCTGCTGGCGACCATTGCGGGCAGCGCGACGGGCCTGTTCGTGTTCAGCGTGACCGGCGCCGGGCTGGTCGCCACGCCCTCGCCGGGCAGCGTGGTGGCGCTGCTGGCGGTGACGCCGAAGGGCGGCTACCTCGGCGTGATAGCCGGGATAGCGGCATCGGCGGTGGTCGCGTTCCTGGTGGCCTCGGTGGTGCTGAAGGTCGGCAGGCGCGAGGACGGCGTCGAGACCGGCGGAGCGGTCCGATGA